A window of Novosphingobium terrae contains these coding sequences:
- a CDS encoding aldo/keto reductase, translated as MKTIAFPDGTQLPALGLGTWMMAETPARRAQEIAALREGIALGMVLIDTAEMYGEGEAERLVGEAMAGLRDQVFLVSKAYPQNASTSRLRRACEASLRRLGTDHLDLYLLHWRGNVPLAETVEAMEGLVAAGLIARWGVSNLDTDDMAELVAAGGDACATNQILYNLTRRGPECDLLPWLGRRSIPVMAYSPVEQGRLLGHRGLAEVAGRHQASTAQVALAWLLRQDGVLPIPKAGSVEHVRDNRVAADLVLSEADLADLERLFPRPAKRGPLEML; from the coding sequence ATGAAGACGATCGCCTTTCCCGATGGCACGCAGCTGCCCGCCCTTGGTCTCGGCACATGGATGATGGCCGAAACCCCCGCCCGCCGCGCGCAGGAGATCGCCGCCCTGCGTGAGGGGATCGCGCTGGGCATGGTGTTGATCGACACGGCGGAAATGTATGGCGAAGGCGAGGCCGAAAGGCTGGTGGGCGAGGCCATGGCAGGGCTGCGCGATCAGGTCTTTCTGGTCAGCAAGGCCTATCCGCAGAATGCCTCGACCAGCCGCTTGCGGCGCGCCTGCGAGGCGAGCCTGAGGCGTCTGGGCACCGACCATCTCGATCTCTATCTGCTGCATTGGCGCGGCAACGTGCCGCTGGCCGAAACCGTCGAGGCGATGGAGGGGCTGGTTGCGGCGGGGCTGATCGCCCGCTGGGGCGTCAGCAATCTCGACACCGACGATATGGCGGAGCTGGTCGCGGCAGGCGGAGACGCATGCGCAACAAACCAGATCCTCTACAATCTCACGCGGCGGGGGCCTGAATGCGATCTGCTGCCATGGCTGGGGCGGCGTTCGATCCCGGTGATGGCCTATAGTCCGGTCGAACAGGGCCGGCTGCTTGGCCATCGCGGTCTGGCCGAGGTGGCCGGACGGCATCAGGCCAGCACGGCGCAGGTGGCGCTGGCATGGCTGCTGCGGCAGGATGGCGTGCTGCCCATCCCCAAGGCCGGTTCGGTGGAGCATGTGCGCGACAATCGCGTCGCCGCCGATCTTGTGCTGAGCGAGGCGGATCTGGCCGATCTCGAACGCCTGTTCCCCAGACCTGCCAAACGTGGCCCGCTGGAGATGCTGTAA
- a CDS encoding FtsX-like permease family protein, translated as MKRLPAARATVIPRWMILGEWRAHPWRIVTAVMAIAIGVALGFAVHLVNASALDRFARGLASVNGGADLRIQAAGTQGFDEALYPRLARLPGIAGASPVVVLRARLDGRLVDVLGLDVLRAGVVTPALLPRPAQGDESAAFAPDSVFLPQDWMPRHSVGDHVPLVANGREQRFRLAGTLPGVSGRALAVIDIAAAQDRFGRLGRLDRIDLKLAPGADTARVRAAMAPMLPGDAVLADAQDDQSRSDALSRAYRVNLDMLALVALLTGGFLVYSAQALSIARRRAHFALLRVMGASRRLLLGQLVAEGLLLGCVGAALGIALGLLIAMGVLHLVGGDLGSGYFSGEGAPALRFTPGAALGFSLLGLGAALVGSLVPAWHVSRIAPAVALRNPGDAVDPGHRPRIMPALLLALLGAGCALLPAVGGIALFGYGAIALLLTAGIMAMPWLARTLLAPLARRSFTSPAVQLAIARLWGAPSQAAVALSGIVASVGLMIAMAVMVASFRSSVETWLDAILTADIYATAQGDTPFDRAEQASLLHLPGVAAITFGAQHRLTLAPDRPPLMLVLRDGQDAQPATLAPALPAPQGRLAVRLSEPAARLYHLAPGATLALPLGARRVPVFVAGIYRDYGRQDGTIALEGGAYTSLTGDSARGEAAVHLAPGADPAAVMQALRSALPPALAQELEIVPTRALKARALAIFDRSFAITYGLEIIAVLVGLAGVAATTSAQTIARSREFGMLRHLGVTRRQIVAMLGMEGALLGLVGGVAGVALGCVLAQVLIHVVNPQSFNWTMETRFPLGLLAGVALALVAASSLTAMIAGRRATSLNAVRAVREDW; from the coding sequence ATGAAGCGCCTGCCCGCCGCGCGCGCCACGGTCATCCCGCGCTGGATGATCCTTGGCGAGTGGCGGGCGCATCCCTGGCGGATCGTCACGGCGGTGATGGCGATTGCCATCGGCGTGGCGCTGGGCTTTGCGGTGCATCTGGTCAATGCCTCGGCGCTTGATCGCTTTGCGCGCGGGCTGGCTTCGGTGAATGGCGGCGCGGATCTGCGCATTCAGGCCGCCGGAACTCAGGGCTTTGACGAGGCGCTTTATCCACGCCTCGCCCGCCTGCCGGGGATCGCCGGGGCCAGCCCGGTCGTGGTGCTGCGGGCCCGACTGGATGGCCGCCTGGTGGATGTGCTGGGCCTTGATGTGCTGCGCGCAGGCGTGGTGACACCCGCATTGCTGCCCCGCCCGGCGCAAGGCGATGAGAGCGCGGCCTTCGCGCCGGACTCGGTCTTTTTGCCGCAGGACTGGATGCCTCGCCACTCTGTTGGAGACCATGTGCCGCTGGTCGCCAATGGCCGGGAACAGCGCTTTCGCCTTGCGGGCACGCTTCCCGGCGTGAGCGGGCGGGCTTTGGCGGTGATCGATATCGCCGCCGCGCAGGACCGTTTCGGGCGTCTGGGCCGCCTCGACAGGATCGATCTCAAACTGGCGCCGGGCGCCGATACGGCGCGGGTGAGGGCGGCGATGGCCCCGATGCTGCCCGGCGATGCGGTGCTGGCCGATGCTCAGGACGATCAGAGCCGCAGCGATGCCCTGTCGCGCGCCTATCGCGTCAATCTCGATATGCTGGCTTTGGTGGCGCTGCTGACGGGCGGCTTTCTGGTCTATTCGGCGCAGGCCCTGTCGATTGCGCGGCGCAGGGCGCATTTCGCGCTGCTGCGGGTGATGGGGGCCTCGCGGCGCCTGCTGCTGGGGCAGTTGGTGGCCGAGGGGTTGTTGCTGGGCTGCGTCGGCGCGGCTTTGGGGATCGCTTTGGGGCTGCTGATCGCGATGGGCGTGCTGCATCTGGTGGGCGGCGATCTGGGCAGCGGCTATTTTTCCGGTGAGGGCGCTCCGGCGCTGCGCTTTACGCCCGGCGCGGCGCTGGGCTTCTCGCTGCTGGGGCTGGGGGCGGCGCTGGTCGGCAGTCTGGTGCCGGCATGGCATGTGTCGCGGATCGCGCCGGCGGTGGCGCTGCGCAATCCGGGCGATGCGGTCGATCCGGGGCACCGGCCGCGCATCATGCCTGCGCTGCTGCTGGCGCTGCTGGGCGCGGGCTGCGCCCTGCTGCCTGCCGTGGGCGGGATTGCCCTGTTCGGCTATGGCGCGATCGCCCTGCTGCTGACGGCAGGCATCATGGCCATGCCATGGCTGGCCCGCACGCTGCTGGCGCCTTTGGCGAGGCGGTCTTTCACCTCGCCGGCCGTGCAGCTGGCCATCGCGCGGCTGTGGGGCGCGCCCAGTCAGGCGGCGGTGGCGCTGTCGGGCATCGTGGCCAGCGTGGGGCTGATGATTGCCATGGCGGTGATGGTCGCCAGCTTTCGCAGCTCGGTCGAGACATGGCTGGACGCCATCCTGACCGCCGATATCTACGCCACCGCTCAGGGCGATACCCCTTTCGACCGCGCGGAGCAGGCCAGCCTGCTGCATCTGCCGGGCGTGGCCGCGATCACCTTCGGGGCGCAGCATCGCCTGACCCTCGCGCCCGATCGCCCGCCCCTCATGCTGGTGCTGCGCGATGGTCAGGATGCCCAACCCGCCACGCTGGCTCCCGCCTTGCCCGCACCACAGGGACGGCTGGCGGTGCGTCTGTCGGAACCGGCGGCACGGCTCTATCATCTGGCGCCGGGCGCCACGCTGGCCTTGCCTTTGGGGGCGCGGCGGGTTCCGGTGTTCGTGGCGGGCATCTATCGCGATTATGGCCGGCAGGATGGCACCATCGCGCTGGAGGGCGGCGCCTACACCAGCCTTACCGGAGACAGCGCCCGCGGCGAAGCCGCCGTGCATCTGGCCCCCGGTGCCGACCCTGCCGCCGTGATGCAGGCACTGCGCTCCGCCCTGCCGCCCGCTCTGGCGCAGGAGCTGGAGATCGTGCCGACGCGCGCGCTCAAGGCCCGCGCGCTGGCGATTTTCGACCGCAGTTTCGCCATCACCTATGGGCTGGAGATCATCGCCGTGCTGGTCGGGCTGGCGGGGGTGGCAGCCACCACCTCGGCCCAGACCATCGCGCGATCCCGCGAATTCGGCATGCTGCGCCATCTGGGCGTCACGCGGCGGCAAATCGTGGCGATGCTGGGGATGGAGGGCGCCTTGTTGGGGCTGGTCGGCGGTGTGGCGGGGGTGGCGCTGGGCTGCGTGCTGGCGCAGGTGCTGATCCATGTGGTCAATCCGCAATCCTTCAACTGGACGATGGAGACGCGCTTCCCTCTGGGGCTGCTGGCCGGGGTTGCGCTGGCACTTGTGGCGGCCTCCTCGCTGACGGCCATGATCGCCGGGCGCCGCGCCACCTCGCTCAATGCCGTGCGCGCGGTGAGGGAGGATTGGTGA
- a CDS encoding lipocalin-like domain-containing protein, protein MRRWIALLAMIALIAASPADRRFASVKPGVALSFPRDHGAHPEYRTEWWYLTGWLDGPGGRHRGFQITFFRSATGLGGESRSAFAPRQILLAHAALSDPALGHLLHGERIAREGLGLAQASRSDTDVVLDDWHLRRLPDGRFVAHVAGQGFALDLTFRPAQPILPEGDHGFSRKGPDAGAASRYYSMPHLAVSGTVSEQGHAQSVGGEAWLDREWSSSYLPEGAVGWDWTGLNFDDGGALMAFRIRRKDGSALWAGGSYRAPAGQIAVLAPQDVSFTARRHWRSARTGGLYPVDPVLRVRLPGGLRELPMAPLFDDQELDGRAAGSPVYWEGAVSVPSGRGYLELTGYASQLHL, encoded by the coding sequence ATGCGGCGGTGGATCGCCCTGCTGGCCATGATCGCGCTGATCGCGGCCTCGCCTGCGGACCGTCGCTTTGCCTCGGTGAAGCCCGGCGTGGCTTTGAGCTTCCCGCGCGATCACGGGGCCCATCCCGAGTATCGCACCGAATGGTGGTATCTCACCGGCTGGCTGGATGGGCCGGGCGGCAGGCATCGCGGTTTCCAGATCACCTTCTTCCGCTCGGCGACGGGGCTGGGGGGCGAGAGCCGCAGCGCCTTTGCCCCACGCCAGATCCTGCTGGCCCATGCCGCGCTGTCGGACCCGGCGCTGGGCCATCTGCTCCATGGCGAACGCATCGCGCGTGAGGGGCTGGGGCTGGCGCAGGCCTCACGCAGCGACACCGATGTGGTGCTGGACGACTGGCATCTGCGCCGCCTGCCGGATGGGCGTTTCGTGGCCCATGTGGCGGGGCAGGGTTTTGCGCTGGACCTCACCTTTCGCCCCGCCCAGCCCATCCTGCCCGAGGGCGATCATGGTTTCAGCCGCAAGGGGCCGGACGCGGGCGCGGCCAGCCGCTATTACAGCATGCCCCATCTGGCCGTGAGCGGAACGGTGAGCGAGCAGGGGCATGCGCAATCTGTCGGCGGTGAAGCCTGGCTCGACCGCGAATGGTCCTCCAGCTATCTGCCCGAGGGCGCCGTGGGCTGGGACTGGACAGGCCTCAATTTCGACGATGGCGGCGCCCTGATGGCCTTCCGCATCCGCCGCAAGGATGGCAGCGCGCTGTGGGCCGGGGGCAGCTATCGCGCGCCTGCGGGCCAGATCGCCGTGCTGGCGCCGCAGGATGTCAGCTTTACGGCGCGGCGGCATTGGCGGTCGGCGCGCACCGGGGGGCTCTATCCGGTCGATCCCGTGCTGCGCGTGCGGCTGCCCGGCGGACTGCGAGAACTGCCGATGGCGCCGCTGTTCGATGATCAGGAACTGGACGGGCGGGCCGCTGGCAGTCCGGTCTATTGGGAGGGCGCCGTCAGCGTGCCTAGCGGGCGTGGCTATCTCGAACTGACGGGCTATGCGAGCCAACTGCATTTGTGA
- a CDS encoding ABC transporter ATP-binding protein, whose product MTTQPLLSLADLRKSLPNGRVLFDGLSLHVAPGEVVAIMGESGVGKSTLLNLAAGLDVPDAGQVLLEGTDLAALDEDARAALRSRMIGFVFQAFHILPHLTLGQNVALPLALLREDPAQNMARAAQLLASVGLEGRAADYPAALSGGELQRVAIARALIHRPALILADEPTGNLDPETAARVLALLVAQLREAGAGALLVTHSDVAAASADRILRLTSAGLVPG is encoded by the coding sequence GTGACGACGCAACCCCTTCTCTCCCTTGCCGATCTGCGCAAGAGCCTGCCCAACGGGCGCGTGCTGTTCGATGGCCTGTCCCTGCATGTCGCGCCGGGCGAGGTGGTGGCGATCATGGGGGAATCGGGCGTCGGCAAATCCACGCTGCTCAATCTGGCGGCGGGGCTCGATGTGCCCGATGCCGGACAGGTGCTGCTGGAGGGCACCGATCTGGCCGCGCTGGATGAGGATGCCCGCGCCGCCCTGCGCAGCCGGATGATCGGCTTTGTGTTTCAAGCCTTTCATATCCTGCCGCATCTCACTTTGGGGCAGAATGTCGCTTTGCCGCTGGCCCTGCTGCGCGAAGATCCCGCGCAGAACATGGCCCGGGCGGCGCAGCTTCTGGCCTCGGTCGGGCTCGAGGGGCGGGCTGCGGATTATCCGGCGGCGCTTTCGGGCGGAGAGCTGCAGCGCGTGGCGATCGCCCGCGCGCTGATCCACCGCCCCGCGCTGATTCTGGCTGACGAACCCACCGGCAACCTCGACCCCGAGACCGCCGCGCGCGTGCTGGCCCTGCTGGTGGCGCAACTGCGTGAGGCTGGCGCGGGCGCGCTGCTGGTCACCCATTCGGATGTGGCGGCGGCCTCGGCGGACCGCATCCTGCGCCTCACCTCTGCCGGACTGGTGCCGGGATGA
- a CDS encoding cytochrome b has product MVKRYTHAAIALHWLIAIMIIANIALAWIWPHAADEQVRPMINAHKSIGITVLGLAIMRLLWRFTHRPPAYPPSYQGWERAASHGVHGLLYAVMFVMPLTGWIMDSAWKDAGTHPMFWFGLFEWPRIAWFQHLDPALRDRLHDGFGAAHGLAAYALYALFLLHVGGALKHQFLDRERELQRMWPGRD; this is encoded by the coding sequence ATGGTAAAGCGTTACACGCATGCGGCCATAGCATTGCACTGGCTGATTGCGATCATGATCATTGCCAATATAGCGCTGGCCTGGATCTGGCCGCATGCCGCCGACGAGCAGGTGCGCCCGATGATCAACGCGCATAAATCCATCGGCATCACCGTGCTGGGGCTGGCCATCATGCGGTTGCTGTGGCGCTTCACCCATCGCCCGCCCGCCTATCCGCCCTCCTATCAGGGCTGGGAAAGGGCCGCATCGCATGGCGTGCATGGGCTGCTTTATGCGGTGATGTTCGTGATGCCGCTGACGGGCTGGATCATGGATTCGGCGTGGAAGGATGCCGGCACGCATCCGATGTTCTGGTTCGGCCTGTTCGAATGGCCACGCATTGCCTGGTTCCAGCACCTCGATCCGGCGCTGCGCGACCGTCTGCATGACGGTTTTGGCGCGGCCCATGGGCTGGCCGCCTATGCGCTTTATGCGCTGTTTCTGCTGCATGTGGGCGGGGCGCTCAAGCACCAGTTCCTTGACCGCGAGCGCGAGTTGCAGCGCATGTGGCCCGGGCGGGACTGA
- a CDS encoding glycosyltransferase family 2 protein, with amino-acid sequence MTMLQHAFDLQSPRLAPRPVPLVSRVIGLISPILFLTLTLQVFLRANLWGWSVGIAYILYDTALLLFTAWSILPLRHAARPVTPPLPATRPTLGVIIAARNEAPVLGVTIDRLAKQEDPPELILLADDGSNDDSARVLKELYGLTMPAPGEISGPAPGMPALRWLRLPHGGKARALNAAIIHVDTDLMLTVDADTLLAPGSLSAMRRAFAVEPELVAATGVIRPICGPQLSGRIFETFQRYEYVRNFLSRYAWMRQDGLLLISGAFAGFRRDAVLEVGGFDPECMVEDYELIHRLYRHSAETGRGWRTRVIGDAIASTDAPASPLAFLRQRRRWFGGFLQTQHWNRDMVGNASFGKLGTRMLPVKAVDTFQPIYGLTAFAVLISLFLTHGIALAVPILSVMVAKVALDLSFHLWSITLYRRWTGQTDGLGLGVAVLVSFAEPFTFQLLRHAGALWGWGAFLSGRESWVKQHRTAIPLLAEQV; translated from the coding sequence ATGACCATGCTTCAGCACGCTTTCGATCTTCAGTCGCCGCGTCTCGCGCCCCGCCCGGTGCCGCTGGTCAGCCGGGTGATCGGGCTGATTTCGCCGATCCTGTTTCTCACGCTGACGCTTCAGGTGTTCCTGCGCGCCAACCTGTGGGGCTGGAGCGTGGGGATCGCCTATATCCTCTATGACACGGCGCTGCTGCTCTTCACCGCATGGAGCATCCTGCCGCTGCGCCATGCCGCGCGCCCGGTAACGCCCCCGTTGCCTGCGACCCGCCCCACGCTGGGCGTGATCATCGCGGCGCGCAATGAGGCGCCGGTGCTGGGCGTCACCATCGACCGTCTGGCAAAACAGGAGGACCCGCCCGAACTGATCCTGCTGGCCGATGACGGCTCGAATGATGACAGCGCCCGCGTGCTGAAAGAGCTTTACGGCCTGACCATGCCCGCGCCTGGCGAGATCAGCGGCCCGGCGCCGGGCATGCCCGCCTTGCGCTGGCTGCGGCTGCCCCATGGCGGCAAGGCGCGGGCGCTCAATGCCGCGATCATTCATGTCGACACCGATCTGATGCTGACGGTGGATGCCGATACGCTGCTGGCGCCCGGCTCGCTGTCCGCGATGCGCCGTGCCTTTGCCGTCGAGCCGGAACTGGTGGCGGCCACCGGCGTGATCAGGCCGATCTGCGGGCCGCAGCTTTCGGGGCGGATTTTCGAGACGTTTCAGCGCTACGAATATGTCCGCAATTTCCTCTCGCGCTATGCCTGGATGCGGCAGGACGGGCTGCTCCTGATCTCGGGCGCCTTTGCCGGTTTTCGCCGCGATGCGGTGCTGGAGGTCGGCGGTTTCGACCCCGAATGCATGGTCGAGGATTATGAGCTGATCCACCGCCTCTACCGCCATTCTGCCGAAACCGGGCGCGGCTGGCGGACCCGCGTGATCGGCGATGCCATCGCCAGCACCGATGCTCCGGCCAGCCCGCTGGCCTTTCTGCGCCAGCGGCGGCGCTGGTTCGGCGGCTTCCTGCAGACCCAGCACTGGAACCGCGACATGGTGGGCAATGCAAGCTTCGGCAAGCTGGGCACGCGCATGCTGCCGGTCAAGGCGGTGGACACCTTCCAGCCGATCTATGGGCTGACGGCCTTTGCCGTGCTGATCAGCCTGTTCCTGACGCATGGCATCGCGCTGGCCGTGCCGATCCTTTCGGTGATGGTGGCCAAGGTGGCGCTGGATCTCAGCTTCCATCTGTGGTCGATCACGCTCTACCGCCGCTGGACGGGGCAGACCGACGGGCTGGGGCTGGGCGTGGCCGTGCTGGTCTCCTTTGCCGAGCCCTTTACCTTTCAGCTGCTGC
- a CDS encoding Hsp70 family protein, which yields MLIGIDLGTTNSAVALWRDGQAQLVPNALGELLTPSAISIDGEGMVHVGTPALDRMSSDPANTAASFKRLMGTSRVTRLRGKDYKAEDLSALILRALRDDVQALTGEAPREAVITVPAYFNDRQRKATRRAGELAGLDVRRLINEPTAAALAFGLSDRQDHEPFLVFDLGGGTFDVSIVELFDGIVEVRASSGDNRLGGDDFNAALAQAVLGRLDPLGRLGQCPPEQREALLARAAERARRQLSHNAEADFALTLDDERLSARVTETDLEEACETLLARLRDPVIRSLRDSEVDLASLSEIVLVGGATRMPIVRRAITRMFGRFPNSTVHPDHAVALGAAMQAGLLARDSALDEIRLTDVCPYTLGIDVAERDGHGGLQQGLFSPIIERNTPVPVSRVKSYHTLSDQQKRFSLGVFQGESRRVADNIQLGSLDIPVPPRPAGEVGIEVRFSYDSSGLLEVDVTVAETGLTHNLVILDEEDRPSQQEIDKRREALARLKFHPREAAEHVALMARAERFYEEFIGEQRAMIGQWISYFSNALASQEPRRIAEARESLTAALDMLDEQPIL from the coding sequence ATGCTGATCGGCATCGATTTGGGAACGACGAACAGCGCCGTCGCGCTGTGGCGGGATGGCCAGGCGCAGCTGGTGCCCAACGCTCTGGGCGAGCTGCTCACCCCTTCCGCGATCAGCATCGATGGCGAGGGCATGGTCCATGTCGGCACCCCCGCGCTCGACCGGATGAGCAGCGATCCGGCCAACACCGCCGCCAGCTTCAAGCGGCTGATGGGCACCTCCCGCGTGACAAGGCTGCGCGGCAAGGATTACAAGGCCGAAGACCTCTCCGCCCTGATCCTGCGCGCGCTGCGCGACGATGTGCAGGCCCTGACCGGCGAGGCCCCGCGTGAGGCGGTGATCACCGTGCCCGCCTATTTCAACGACCGCCAGCGCAAGGCCACCCGCCGCGCGGGCGAGCTGGCCGGGCTGGACGTGCGGCGGCTGATCAACGAGCCCACGGCAGCAGCGCTGGCCTTTGGCCTGAGCGACAGGCAGGATCACGAGCCCTTTCTGGTCTTCGATCTGGGCGGCGGCACCTTCGATGTCTCGATCGTCGAACTCTTCGACGGCATTGTCGAGGTGCGCGCATCCTCGGGCGACAACCGTCTGGGCGGCGATGATTTCAACGCCGCGCTGGCGCAGGCGGTGCTGGGCAGGCTCGATCCGCTGGGGCGGCTGGGGCAATGCCCGCCCGAACAGCGCGAGGCCCTGCTGGCGCGCGCCGCCGAAAGAGCCCGCCGCCAGCTTTCGCACAATGCTGAGGCCGATTTCGCCCTGACTCTGGACGATGAGCGCCTGTCGGCCCGGGTCACCGAGACCGATCTGGAAGAGGCCTGTGAGACCCTGCTGGCCCGGCTGCGCGATCCGGTGATCCGCTCCCTGCGTGACAGCGAGGTCGATCTGGCCAGCCTGAGCGAGATCGTGCTGGTGGGCGGGGCCACCCGCATGCCGATCGTGCGGCGGGCGATCACGCGCATGTTCGGGCGCTTCCCCAACAGCACCGTCCATCCCGACCATGCCGTGGCGCTGGGCGCGGCGATGCAGGCCGGTCTGCTGGCGCGGGACAGCGCGCTGGACGAAATCCGCCTCACCGATGTCTGCCCCTATACGCTGGGCATCGATGTGGCCGAACGCGATGGCCATGGCGGGTTGCAACAGGGCCTGTTCTCGCCGATCATCGAGCGCAACACGCCCGTGCCGGTCAGCCGCGTCAAAAGCTATCACACACTGTCGGATCAGCAGAAGCGCTTCTCGCTGGGGGTGTTTCAGGGGGAATCGCGGCGCGTGGCGGATAACATCCAGCTGGGATCGCTCGATATTCCAGTGCCGCCCCGCCCGGCGGGAGAGGTCGGCATCGAGGTGCGCTTCAGCTATGACAGCAGCGGCTTGCTGGAGGTGGATGTCACCGTTGCCGAAACCGGCCTTACCCATAATCTGGTGATCCTCGACGAGGAGGACCGGCCCAGCCAGCAGGAGATCGACAAGCGCCGCGAGGCGCTGGCCCGCCTCAAATTCCACCCGCGGGAGGCGGCTGAGCATGTGGCGCTGATGGCCCGCGCCGAAAGGTTCTATGAGGAGTTTATCGGCGAGCAGCGCGCCATGATCGGGCAGTGGATCTCCTATTTCTCCAACGCGCTGGCCTCGCAGGAGCCAAGACGCATTGCCGAGGCGCGCGAGAGCCTGACCGCCGCGCTGGACATGCTGGACGAGCAGCCGATCCTGTGA
- a CDS encoding beta-galactosidase: protein MALSFPEKAFCAGLLSSAMALMAPAATAAPAPSATGFHWPDTILFGAAYYDEYAPADRLDEDVRMMKAAHITVVRIAESTWGTMEPQPGTFDFHHIDRVLTAMDKAGIKVIVGTPTYAVPTWLAREHPDVLAITPQGPGQYGRRQNMDITNPEFRAAARRAIIALVDHVKDNPAVIGYQLDNETKAYGTSGPNVQAAFVEHMKAKFHGDLDALNKAYGLNYWSNRINRWEDFPSTNGSINASLSAAFAEFQRGLVTDYLAWQADLVRAHARKTQFMTQNFDLDWRGSSYGIQTEVNHWDAARALDVAGIDIYHPGQSLLTGNEIALGGDLARSIKYGQNYLVLETTAQGFPEWTPYPGQLRLQAFSHLASGANMVEYWHWGTTANAIETYWRGLLSQDFKPNATYREAMTIGADLARLGPKLANLTKRNKVAIYVSNNALTAFDSFKPKADGQSIAYNDVMRGYYDALYRMNVEVDFITPSTPTPLAKYNLVVVPALYAASDAEIGRLNDYARAGGHLLYSFKSGFSDENVKVRYADQPGAIAEAAGVHYSQFAAPQGVSLEGDPFKVGDKANTVRWWMEFLEPTTARVLARYHHPSWPAYAAVTRNSWGKGDVTYVGFMPGAEMMAALLKDTLEDAGVAQEESARFPLIVRGGVLKNGHHVRYVLNYSASPARYAAPAAAQELLSGHAVAKGAPVELEPWGAAILEEP, encoded by the coding sequence ATGGCATTGTCTTTTCCTGAAAAAGCCTTCTGCGCCGGTCTCCTGTCCAGCGCCATGGCCCTGATGGCTCCGGCGGCGACAGCCGCCCCCGCGCCCTCGGCAACCGGATTTCACTGGCCTGACACCATCCTGTTCGGCGCCGCCTATTACGACGAATACGCCCCCGCCGACCGGCTCGATGAAGACGTGCGGATGATGAAAGCGGCCCATATCACCGTGGTCCGCATCGCCGAATCCACCTGGGGCACGATGGAACCCCAGCCCGGCACCTTCGACTTCCATCATATCGACCGCGTGCTTACCGCCATGGACAAGGCCGGGATCAAGGTGATTGTCGGCACGCCCACCTATGCCGTGCCGACATGGCTGGCGCGCGAACATCCCGATGTGCTGGCGATTACCCCTCAGGGCCCCGGGCAATATGGCCGCCGCCAGAACATGGACATCACCAACCCGGAGTTCCGCGCCGCCGCTCGGCGCGCGATCATCGCGCTGGTCGACCATGTGAAGGACAATCCGGCGGTCATCGGCTATCAGCTCGACAATGAGACCAAGGCCTATGGCACCAGCGGCCCCAATGTGCAGGCCGCCTTTGTCGAGCATATGAAGGCGAAATTCCACGGCGATCTCGATGCGCTCAACAAGGCCTATGGCCTCAATTACTGGAGCAACCGCATCAACCGCTGGGAGGATTTTCCTTCCACCAACGGTTCGATCAACGCCAGCCTGTCCGCCGCTTTTGCCGAATTCCAGCGCGGGCTGGTAACCGACTATCTGGCCTGGCAGGCCGATCTGGTACGCGCCCATGCCCGCAAGACCCAGTTCATGACCCAGAATTTCGATCTCGACTGGCGCGGTTCGTCCTATGGCATCCAGACCGAGGTCAATCATTGGGATGCGGCCAGAGCGCTCGATGTGGCGGGGATCGACATCTATCACCCCGGCCAGAGCCTGCTGACCGGCAACGAAATCGCGCTGGGCGGCGATCTGGCCCGCTCGATCAAATATGGCCAGAACTATCTGGTGCTGGAGACCACCGCTCAGGGCTTTCCGGAATGGACACCCTATCCCGGGCAGTTGCGGCTTCAGGCTTTCAGCCATCTGGCCTCGGGCGCGAACATGGTGGAATATTGGCATTGGGGCACCACGGCCAACGCCATCGAGACCTATTGGCGCGGGCTGCTTTCGCAGGATTTCAAGCCCAATGCCACCTATCGCGAAGCCATGACCATTGGCGCCGATCTGGCGCGGCTGGGGCCCAAGCTGGCCAATCTGACCAAGCGCAACAAGGTGGCGATCTATGTCAGCAACAATGCGCTGACCGCCTTCGACAGCTTCAAGCCCAAGGCCGATGGCCAGTCGATCGCCTACAATGATGTGATGCGCGGCTATTACGATGCGCTGTACCGCATGAATGTGGAGGTGGATTTTATCACGCCCTCCACGCCGACGCCTTTGGCCAAGTACAATCTGGTGGTGGTGCCCGCGCTTTATGCCGCCAGCGATGCCGAGATCGGGCGGCTTAACGATTACGCCAGGGCAGGCGGCCATCTGCTCTACAGCTTCAAGAGCGGCTTTTCGGACGAAAATGTGAAGGTGCGCTATGCCGACCAGCCCGGCGCCATCGCCGAGGCTGCAGGCGTGCATTATTCGCAATTCGCCGCGCCTCAGGGGGTGAGCCTTGAGGGCGATCCCTTCAAGGTGGGCGACAAGGCCAACACCGTGCGCTGGTGGATGGAGTTTCTGGAGCCGACCACCGCCCGCGTGCTGGCACGCTATCACCACCCCTCATGGCCCGCCTATGCCGCCGTCACACGCAACAGTTGGGGCAAGGGCGATGTCACCTATGTCGGCTTCATGCCCGGCGCCGAGATGATGGCGGCTCTGCTGAAGGACACGCTGGAGGATGCCGGTGTGGCTCAGGAAGAAAGCGCGCGTTTCCCGTTGATCGTGCGCGGCGGCGTGCTGAAGAACGGGCATCATGTCCGCTATGTGCTGAATTATTCGGCCAGCCCGGCGCGCTATGCGGCTCCGGCAGCCGCGCAGGAGTTGCTGTCCGGCCATGCCGTCGCCAAAGGTGCTCCGGTCGAGCTGGAGCCATGGGGCGCGGCCATCCTCGAAGAGCCATAA